The proteins below are encoded in one region of Borrelia duttonii Ly:
- a CDS encoding chemotaxis protein CheA: MIDADNKELLEIFFEEAQNLVDTLEENIISLEDDPHNMETIDEIFRAAHTIKGSSASVDMMELSSFTHVVEDVFDAIRDNRLKICNDLIDLLLNALDVIKSMLDARLNGDVYLQDVSGLKSKLRGFLEYDYQTTSVSVLENKDNDEFLLSSSDINDMREAVGLGQKLLKVSVDFDKDNPMATIAGIQMFQALKDLAPILHTVPNYDQLISDQFLKRVDYYLIYLDIHKIEEKINLSDVASDYSINEFDIDNELAKANLREQNSVDNTLSKDNTVSNKGGFQLSNDEIIDLRNHIGDSKLFEVKLYFNKNNPMSTISGFQMLQALKSLGEIYKSIPDSEDLLSDKFFDLIVYYLISKTSIESISKKVDLSDVVVSFDISEVDLKDIKGMDVSTEVDAYAPVKESKKSALNVNLIRIDSKRIDSILNLVSEAVISKSSYNQINSDMTSFIYGFNYFYDYQENFRNSFLSDLKMIFKDVGLDLENSIETRIVELLEHKLDRSLQDMMNLKDLLFKIHQDSRFASNRLSRIITDLHESVLRTRMLPVASIFSRFTRVIRDLSKKLGKVVELSTQGEDTEVDKSVIDDLVDPLMHCIRNSMDHGIETMDERISKGKDKAGHIILRAKNEGNVISIEIEDDGKGIDPNVIRKKSIEKGLINENTVLSESEMLNLIFEPGFSTASQITDVSGRGVGLDVVKNNVKKLNGTIIIDSKINVGTIFKIKLPLTLVIVQGLLVKSGNEIYVIPLNSVLETHRINEDNIRLLENDHEVYNLREEVISVLRLDELFNIKNDHQDLYEKFLIVISINDKKAGIVVDSILGEEDFVVKPIKDKYASSPGIVGATTLGNGKVVLIIDVFRLFDLRDMKG, translated from the coding sequence ATGATAGATGCAGATAATAAAGAGCTTTTAGAAATTTTTTTTGAAGAGGCTCAAAATCTTGTAGATACTCTTGAAGAGAATATTATTTCATTAGAAGATGACCCTCATAATATGGAAACTATTGATGAAATATTCAGGGCAGCACATACTATTAAGGGTAGTTCAGCTTCTGTTGATATGATGGAACTTTCAAGTTTTACTCATGTTGTTGAGGATGTGTTTGATGCTATTAGAGATAATAGGTTAAAAATATGTAATGATCTTATTGATTTACTTTTGAATGCGCTTGATGTAATAAAAAGTATGCTTGATGCACGTCTTAATGGAGATGTTTATTTGCAGGATGTAAGTGGACTTAAAAGTAAATTAAGAGGCTTTTTGGAATATGATTATCAGACAACTTCTGTTTCAGTTTTAGAAAATAAAGATAATGATGAATTTTTACTCTCTTCTTCTGATATTAATGATATGCGGGAAGCTGTAGGGCTTGGTCAAAAACTTTTAAAAGTTAGTGTTGATTTTGACAAAGATAATCCCATGGCTACAATTGCTGGAATACAGATGTTTCAAGCTTTAAAAGATTTAGCTCCAATTCTTCATACAGTTCCAAATTATGATCAATTGATTTCGGATCAATTTTTAAAAAGAGTGGATTATTATTTGATATATTTAGATATTCATAAGATTGAAGAAAAGATAAATTTATCTGATGTTGCGTCAGATTATTCAATTAATGAATTTGATATTGATAATGAATTGGCAAAAGCAAATTTAAGAGAGCAAAATTCAGTTGATAATACACTTTCTAAAGATAATACAGTATCTAATAAGGGTGGTTTTCAACTCTCTAATGATGAGATTATTGATTTAAGAAATCATATTGGAGATTCTAAGTTGTTTGAAGTGAAATTATATTTTAATAAGAATAATCCTATGTCAACTATTTCTGGCTTTCAAATGTTACAGGCTTTGAAAAGTTTGGGGGAAATTTATAAATCTATTCCTGATAGTGAGGATTTGCTGTCAGATAAATTTTTTGATTTGATTGTTTATTATTTAATATCAAAAACTTCAATAGAGAGTATTTCTAAAAAGGTAGATTTGTCAGATGTTGTTGTTAGTTTTGATATTAGCGAAGTTGATTTGAAAGATATTAAAGGTATGGATGTAAGTACTGAAGTTGATGCTTATGCTCCTGTTAAAGAATCTAAGAAATCAGCTTTAAATGTTAATTTAATTAGAATTGATAGCAAAAGAATAGATTCTATATTAAATCTTGTAAGTGAAGCTGTCATTAGTAAGTCGTCCTATAATCAAATAAATTCTGATATGACATCTTTTATTTATGGTTTTAATTATTTTTATGATTATCAAGAAAATTTTCGTAATAGTTTTTTGTCAGATTTAAAGATGATTTTTAAAGATGTCGGTTTAGATTTGGAAAATTCTATTGAGACACGGATAGTGGAGTTGTTGGAACATAAACTTGATAGAAGTTTGCAAGATATGATGAATTTAAAAGATTTATTATTTAAGATTCACCAAGATTCTAGATTTGCATCTAATAGACTCTCTAGGATAATTACTGATTTACATGAGAGTGTTTTAAGAACACGGATGTTGCCGGTTGCTAGTATTTTTTCAAGGTTTACAAGAGTAATAAGAGATCTTTCAAAGAAATTAGGTAAAGTTGTAGAACTTAGTACTCAAGGGGAAGATACTGAAGTTGATAAATCTGTTATAGATGACCTTGTAGATCCTTTAATGCATTGTATTAGAAATTCTATGGATCATGGAATTGAAACTATGGATGAAAGGATTAGTAAGGGAAAAGATAAAGCTGGTCATATAATTTTGCGTGCCAAAAATGAAGGTAATGTTATATCAATTGAAATCGAGGATGATGGGAAAGGTATAGATCCAAATGTCATTAGGAAAAAATCAATTGAAAAAGGTTTAATAAATGAAAATACAGTTCTCTCTGAGAGTGAAATGCTTAATTTGATTTTTGAGCCTGGGTTTTCGACAGCTAGTCAAATTACAGATGTTTCTGGTAGGGGGGTAGGGCTTGATGTTGTTAAAAATAATGTTAAAAAATTAAATGGAACTATCATTATAGATTCAAAAATTAATGTTGGTACTATTTTTAAAATTAAACTTCCTTTAACATTGGTGATTGTTCAAGGACTTCTTGTGAAATCAGGGAATGAGATTTATGTTATTCCTTTAAACAGTGTGCTTGAAACTCATAGAATTAATGAAGATAATATTAGGCTTCTTGAAAATGATCATGAGGTATATAATTTAAGAGAAGAAGTTATATCTGTGCTTAGGCTTGATGAGCTTTTTAATATAAAAAATGATCATCAAGATTTGTATGAAAAATTTTTGATAGTGATTAGCATTAATGATAAGAAAGCAGGTATAGTTGTTGATTCTATTCTTGGAGAGGAAGATTTTGTTGTAAAACCTATTAAAGATAAGTATGCTTCAAGTCCTGGAATAGTTGGAGCTACTACACTTGGTAATGGTAAGGTTGTTCTGATTATTGATGTATTTAGGCTGTTTGACTTAAGGGATATGAAGGGATAG
- a CDS encoding CheR family methyltransferase → MEIKEIYLDEHNIGSHLKEKDSVNLDFKVVSFNIGDDSYLVDIMQVKEIRKSNNFTYVPNAKKYVVGLDNLRGEIISIIDLRIMFNLKVIKKDFEDVMVLRNNDLLIGVIVDKVNNVFSIDSSLIQDPHPILFQETLIHYMRGVVEYGSKLYIVLDVGKIFNYDNDIEEKEVLLEDSKNTGDKIGTSEHEEQSISFDNNSLELSEASASNHVLSSKDNLDDLRVIKENLFKYSFNSSLVSDDFLKKIGVKLDIANINDLAYDNFLSEFYSKSSSQLWNEQYLKEFQEEIVQRHVNNMSDIGTILNVFEIGCGEGKETISFVNVLYESYKNPFKVTAIDNDFNKVIGTSSLVFLESEINLSEIYRKNSFEQASGVYKFKPEIMNSILFEYSDAILSEFPENLGIVFLRDILCFLNDDGQVLILNAIAEKSVRGALLILGDNEELKNNDLFIKDKSVKYFNLYKRI, encoded by the coding sequence ATGGAAATAAAAGAGATATATTTAGATGAACATAATATTGGTAGTCATCTTAAAGAAAAAGATTCTGTTAATTTAGATTTTAAAGTTGTATCTTTTAATATTGGGGATGATAGTTATTTGGTAGATATCATGCAAGTTAAAGAGATTAGAAAGTCTAATAATTTTACATATGTTCCTAATGCTAAAAAGTATGTGGTTGGGCTTGACAATTTAAGAGGGGAAATAATTTCTATTATTGATTTGAGGATAATGTTTAATTTGAAAGTCATTAAAAAAGACTTTGAAGATGTTATGGTGCTTAGAAATAACGATCTATTAATAGGAGTTATTGTTGATAAGGTTAATAATGTTTTCTCAATTGATTCTTCTTTGATTCAGGATCCTCATCCTATTTTATTTCAGGAAACATTGATACATTACATGAGGGGTGTAGTTGAATATGGTTCAAAATTGTACATTGTTCTTGATGTTGGTAAAATTTTCAATTATGATAATGATATAGAAGAAAAAGAAGTTTTATTGGAAGACAGTAAAAATACAGGTGATAAGATAGGTACTTCTGAGCATGAAGAGCAGTCGATATCTTTTGATAATAATTCTTTGGAGTTATCAGAGGCATCTGCTAGTAATCATGTGTTATCTTCTAAGGATAATTTAGATGATTTAAGGGTGATTAAGGAAAATCTTTTTAAATATTCTTTTAATTCATCCTTGGTAAGTGACGATTTTTTAAAGAAGATAGGAGTTAAATTAGATATTGCAAATATTAATGATTTAGCTTATGATAACTTCTTAAGTGAATTTTATTCAAAATCATCGAGTCAATTATGGAATGAGCAGTACTTAAAGGAATTTCAGGAGGAAATTGTTCAACGGCATGTTAATAATATGAGTGATATTGGTACTATTTTAAATGTTTTTGAAATTGGATGTGGTGAAGGAAAAGAGACAATATCTTTCGTGAATGTTTTATATGAGTCTTATAAAAATCCTTTTAAAGTAACGGCTATTGATAATGATTTTAATAAAGTTATAGGTACTTCTAGTCTGGTTTTCTTGGAATCTGAGATTAATTTGAGTGAAATTTATCGAAAAAATTCCTTTGAGCAAGCTTCAGGAGTTTATAAATTTAAGCCAGAGATTATGAATAGTATTTTATTTGAATATTCAGATGCCATTTTATCAGAATTTCCAGAAAATTTGGGAATTGTGTTTTTAAGAGATATTTTATGTTTCTTGAATGATGATGGTCAAGTTTTAATTCTGAATGCAATTGCGGAAAAATCTGTTAGAGGTGCTCTTTTGATTTTGGGAGATAATGAAGAACTTAAGAATAATGATCTTTTTATAAAAGATAAGTCTGTAAAATATTTTAACCTATATAAAAGGATTTAA
- a CDS encoding chemotaxis protein CheX codes for MRIDYIEPFLDAASSVLRDMLLVDDIQMGSPGLKSINQKIKGVSVIVGLAGSVEGSIIIDMDIDTALFVASKLNFEEYVDFDDEETKEMVAATLTEVGNIIAGNFVTTLHSKGFVFDITPPAFIYGENMKISNKGSEALIVPFTLPDNKIIEVNIAIRERV; via the coding sequence ATGAGGATAGATTATATAGAGCCATTTTTAGATGCTGCTTCTTCAGTTTTAAGAGATATGTTGCTTGTCGATGATATTCAAATGGGCAGTCCTGGGCTTAAATCAATAAATCAAAAGATAAAGGGAGTTTCTGTTATTGTAGGGCTTGCAGGTTCTGTTGAAGGAAGTATTATTATTGACATGGATATTGATACTGCACTTTTTGTTGCATCTAAATTAAATTTTGAAGAGTATGTTGATTTTGATGATGAGGAGACCAAGGAAATGGTAGCAGCAACTCTTACAGAAGTTGGTAATATTATTGCTGGTAATTTTGTTACTACTCTACATTCTAAGGGTTTTGTGTTTGACATAACACCTCCAGCTTTTATTTATGGGGAGAATATGAAGATAAGTAATAAAGGGTCTGAAGCATTAATAGTACCTTTTACTTTGCCAGATAATAAAATTATTGAAGTTAATATTGCAATAAGGGAGAGGGTTTGA
- a CDS encoding response regulator, whose protein sequence is MIQKTTIAMDASNKPRGINYDTGVPFNVLIVDDSVFTVKQLTQIFTSEGFNIIDTAADGEEAVVKYKNHYPNVDIVTLDITMPRMDGMTCLDNIIEFDKNAKVIMISALGKEQLVKECLIKGAKTFIVKPLDRAKVLQRVMSVFVK, encoded by the coding sequence ATGATCCAAAAAACTACAATTGCTATGGATGCTTCAAATAAACCAAGAGGTATTAATTATGATACAGGGGTTCCTTTTAATGTTTTGATTGTGGATGATTCGGTTTTTACTGTAAAGCAACTTACTCAAATTTTTACTTCTGAAGGATTTAACATTATTGACACTGCTGCTGATGGTGAAGAAGCTGTGGTTAAGTATAAAAATCATTATCCTAATGTCGATATTGTTACTCTTGATATTACTATGCCCAGAATGGATGGAATGACATGTCTTGATAATATTATTGAATTTGATAAAAATGCTAAAGTAATAATGATTTCTGCTTTGGGGAAAGAGCAGTTGGTTAAGGAATGTTTGATTAAGGGTGCAAAGACGTTTATTGTAAAACCTCTTGATAGAGCCAAGGTTCTTCAAAGAGTTATGTCTGTATTTGTCAAATGA